A genomic stretch from Helianthus annuus cultivar XRQ/B chromosome 1, HanXRQr2.0-SUNRISE, whole genome shotgun sequence includes:
- the LOC110883130 gene encoding putative disease resistance protein RGA4 produces the protein MGDAAISALVADVLGKLTSELIKEFDLLWGFKNDVLSLKEDFDQIQAVLQDAEEKHSKEEAVKLWLRRLRSASLEVENVLDEISTEALLQRLHKQRGIKYRVRAFFSSDHNQFVFRARIAHKVKAMRRKLDAIASKRFELKLTPSSDISHVGADVVGEMPSRETSSLIHDSSTIFGRDKEIEKVIETICDKDIGKPENGEIRVYGIWGMGGVGKTTLAQLVYNHERVNQYFELKCWVYVSEKFQVQDIIKGIIESINECECKLTRLDVLQKSLQNKLRGKKFIVVLDDVWIEDNEKAKWDELSKTLSCGAEESIVVMTTRSQTTSRMMAKVLTLQHEVGCLSEGDSWLLFKKLAFAQGRMGDDMSQLEPIGREIVNKCKGLPLAVKTLGTLMWSKRSASEWQLMKDNNIWELEKTKVLPAILKFSYDNLPPHLKRCFAYCSMFPKGYILTKDALIRLWVSNGFIPPKGEINLYVLGEEVFNCLVWRSFFIVKEDDFEEDLYLIHDLMHDMAQHVMGDDCLAIESGKEVIIPNEVLHLTSSCPGSLFCPHDLKKLTSLRSIFLYGKINEGSIKQIFNHVYVRVLYLAGIQLKTLPESICKLKHLKYLNLSRSSIQVLHESIIYLQNLQVLLLYRCKFLHKLPKGLRYMRNLEHLGTNRCYSLLHMPLGIKELTNLQILPYFPVCNKSGANIGELGNLNLLKGELKISQIENVGSLSEVKNANLKCKKDLSVLELCWSILSKRESKQEMCAYDEKVLEGLEPNPGLKELKIFNYMGKAISPSWIVNLRNVVEIVFCGCKNCEHIQLLGRLPNLRVIKLEYMASLKCFHDDDKNMIGDTNMFLSLQELHISKCPNLVSLPSNLPKLKILTLRNCNGLASLPDEIQSFKDLKELVIERCKHLCIGCEKDIGVEWPKISHIPNISINPSRPIEDGDGDDDDEDEEEDEEEEEEDEDIDLDLNEDEDKDDEICRMYAL, from the exons ATGGGTGACGCGGCTATTTCGGCCCTTGTGGCGGATGTGTTGGGGAAACTAACTTCTGAACTTATCAAAGAGTTTGATCTACTTTGGGGGTTTAAGAATGATGTATTGAGTCTCAAGGAAGATTTCGACCAGATCCAAGCTGTTCTTCAAGATGCAGAAGAGAAACACAGCAAAGAAGAGGCTGTAAAGTTATGGCTTCGGCGCCTCAGATCTGCATCTTTGGAGGTAGAAAATGTGTTGGACGAGATCTCGACTGAAGCTTTGCTACAACGTCTACACAAACAAAGAGGCATCAAATACAGGGTAAGAGCCTTCTTTTCCTCCGATCATAATCAATTTGTGTTCCGTGCTAGGATTGCTCACAAAGTTAAAGCAATGCGAAGAAAACTGGATGCAATTGCATCCAAGAGATTTGAGTTGAAGTTGACCCCTTCAAGTGACATAAGTCATGTGGGTGCTGATGTTGTAGGTGAGATGCCAAGTAGGGAAACCAGCTCGCTTATACATGATTCTTCGACCATCTTTGGAAGAGATAAAGAGATCGAAAAGGTAATTGAAACGATATGTGACAAAGATATAGGGAAACCTGAAAATGGTGAGATTCGGGTGTATGGTATATGGGGTATGGGAGGTGTAGGAAAGACTACTCTAGCTCAATTAGTCTATAATCATGAAAGGGTGAATCAATATTTTGAGTTAAAATGTTGGGTGTATGTCTCTGAAAAATTTCAAGTTCAAGATATAATAAAAGGAATAATTGAATCTATAAATGAATGTGAGTGTAAACTTACACGTCTAGATGTGTTGCAAAAGTCCCTCCAAAACAAGTTAAGGGGAAAGAAATTTATAGTTGTCCTAGATGATGTTTGGATCGAAGACAATGAAAAGGCAAAGTGGGATGAGTTAAGTAAGACATTAAGTTGTGGGGCAGAAGAAAGTATTGTTGTGATGACAACACGATCCCAGACAACTAGCCGAATGATGGCTAAGGTTCTTACATTACAACATGAAGTTGGATGTTTATCAGAAGGGGACTCATGGTTATTATTCAAGAAGCTTGCATTTGCACAAGGAAGAATGGGGGATGATATGAGTCAGCTGGAGCCTATTGGAAGGGAGATAGTAAATAAATGTAAAGGATTGCCTTTGGCAGTAAAGACTTTAGGTACCTTAATGTGGTCAAAAAGAAGTGCAAGCGAATGGCAACTTATGAAAGACAATAACATATGGGAGTTGGAAAAAACTAAAGTTTTGCCTGCTATTTTGAAGTTTAGCTATGATAACTTGCCTCCACATCTAAAGAGATGTTTTGCTTATTGTTCTATGTTTCCCAAAGGCTATATACTGACGAAGGACGCACTGATACGGTTGTGGGTGTCAAATGGTTTTATTCCACCCAAAGGAGAAATAAACTTGTATGTGCTTGGAGAAGAAGTTTTTAATTGTTTGGTTTGGAGGTCCTTCTTCATTGTTAAGGAAGACGACTTCGAGGAAGATTTATACCTAATACATGATCTAATGCATGACATGGCACAACATGTGATGGGGGATGATTGTTTAGCTATAGAGTCTGGTAAGGAGGTTATCATCCCAAATGAGGTGCTTCATTTGACCTCGTCATGTCCAGGTTCTCTCTTTTGTCCTCATGATTTAAAAAAGTTAACATCATTAAGGTCAATATTCTTGTATGGAAAGATAAATGAAGGTAGCATTAAACAAATCTTCAACCACGTTTATGTGAGGGTATTATACTTGGCTGGTATTCAGTTAAAGACATTGCCCGAATCAATTTGCAAACTCAAACACTTGAAATATTTGAATTTGTCACGCTCAAGTATACAAGTTCTACATGAGTCGATTATTTATCTCCAAAACTTGCAAGTCTTGCTTTTGTATCGTTGTAAGTTCCTGCATAAGTTGCCTAAAGGCTTAAGATACATGAGAAATCTTGAACATTTAGGAACCAATCGTTGTTACTCACTTTTGCATATGCCATTAGGAATCAAAGAACTAACCAACCTCCAAATACTTCCATATTTTCCTGTTTGTAACAAGAGTGGGGCTAACATAGGCGAATTGGGGAATCTAAATCTTCTTAAGGGGGAGTTAAAGATATCACAAATTGAGAACGTTGGAAGTTTAAGTGAGGTCAAGAATGCCAATCTCAAATGCAAAAAAGATTTGTCGGTTTTAGAGTTATGTTGGTCGATACTTTCTAAAAGAGAAAGTAAACAGGAAATGTGCGCATACGATGAAAAGGTTCTCGAGGGACTAGAACCAAATCCGGGTCTCAAGGAATtgaaaatatttaattacatggGAAAGGCTATTTCTCCAAGTTGGATCGTCAATTTAAGGAATGTAGTAGAAATTGTATTTTGTGGGTGTAAGAATTGTGAGCATATTCAACTACTTGGAAGACTACCCAATCTTAGGGTCATTAAGTTGGAGTACATGGCTTCTTTGAAATGTTTCCATGATGACGACAAAAACATGATAGGAGACACCAATATGTTTCTTAGTTTGCAAGAATTGCACATTTCCAAGTGTCCGAATTTGGTCTCCTTGCCAAGTAACCTTCCAAAACTCAAGATTTTAACATTACGTAATTGCAATGGGTTAGCTTCTCTACCAGATGAGATTCAAAGTTTCAAGGATCTGAAGGAACTTGTGATAGAAAGATGTAAACATCTCTGTATAGGATGTGAAAAAGATATAGGTGTAGAATGGCCTAAAATTTCTCACATTCCCAATATCAGTATTAATCCTTCAAG GCCCATTGAGGATGGAGATGGGGATGACGATGACGAAGACGAAGAGgaagacgaagaagaagaagaagaagacgaagaCATAGACCTAGACCTAAACGAAGATGAAGACAAGGATGATGAGATTTGTAGAATGTATGCTTTGTAA